Proteins co-encoded in one Neoarius graeffei isolate fNeoGra1 chromosome 11, fNeoGra1.pri, whole genome shotgun sequence genomic window:
- the LOC132894646 gene encoding procathepsin L-like isoform X1 — protein sequence MSNFENLCRMKVLLVVTALVALASAASVSLEDLEFRAWKLKFGKIYMSVEEESQRKNTWLENRKLVLVHNILSDQGIKSYRLGMNYFADMTNQEYRQFVFKGCLGSFNRAKRHSASTFLRQAGGAVMPDTVDWREKGYVTPVKNQQQCGSCWAFSATGALEGQVFKKTAKLVSLSEQQLVDCSQSFGNEGCDGGWMNWAFEYVKENGGLDTEDSYPYEAEDMPCRYNPATVGANCTGYKDIKSGDEKALQEAVATIGPISVAIDASQVSFMLYDSGVYYEPYCSSTELDHGVLAVGYGTDDGQDYWLVKNSWGLDWGDQGYIKMSRNKNNQCGIATNASYPLV from the exons ATGAGTAACTTTGAGAA CCTTTGCAGAATGAAGGTTTTGCTTGTTGTCACGGCTCTTGTGGCTCTGGCCAGTGCAGCCAGCgtctctctggaggacttggagtTTCGTGCCTGGAAACTGAAGTTTG GTAAGATCTATATGTCTGTGGAGGAGGAGTCTCAGCGTAAGAATACATGGCTGGAAAATCGCAAGCTGGTCCTGGTACACAACATCCTCTCTGACCAGGGCATTAAGAGTTACAGACTCGGAATGAACTACTTTGCAGACATG ACTAACCAGGAGTACAGACAGTTTGTGTTCAAGGGCTGCCTGGGATCCTTCAACAGGGCCAAGAGACACAGTGCATCTACCTTCCTCCGACAGGCAGGAGGAGCTGTTATGCCAGATACTGTGGACTGGAGGGAAAAGGGCTATGTGACTCCTGTTAAAAACCAGCAACAGTGTGGCTCTTGCTGGGCCTTCAGTGCG ACAGGGGCACTGGAGGGTCAGGTATTCaagaaaactgcaaaactagtgtcACTCAGTGAGCAGCAGCTGGTGGACTGCTCTCAATCATTTGGTAACGAGGGCTGTGATGGTGGCTGGATGAACTGGGCCTTTGAATATGTGAAAGAAAATGGAGGACTGGACACTGAGGATTCCTACCCCTATGAGGCCGAG GACATGCCTTGCAGATATAATCCAGCCACTGTTGGAGCCAACTGCACTGGCTATAAGGACATAAAGAGTGGAGATGAGAAAGCTCTACAGGAAGCTGTGGCCACCATCGGACCCATTTCTGTCGCCATAGACGCAAGCCAGGTGTCTTTCATGCTCTACGACTCAG GTGTCTATTATGAACCGTACTGTAGCAGCACTGAACTGGATCATGGTGTCCTGGCTGTTGGTTATGGCACTGATGATGGACAGGATTACTGGCTGGTCAAGAAcag CTGGGGTCTTGACTGGGGTGATCAGGGCTACATCAAGATGTCAAGAAACAAGAATAACCAGTGTGGCATTGCCACAAATGCCAGCTATCCTCTGGTTTAA
- the LOC132894646 gene encoding procathepsin L-like isoform X2, with protein sequence MKVLLVVTALVALASAASVSLEDLEFRAWKLKFGKIYMSVEEESQRKNTWLENRKLVLVHNILSDQGIKSYRLGMNYFADMTNQEYRQFVFKGCLGSFNRAKRHSASTFLRQAGGAVMPDTVDWREKGYVTPVKNQQQCGSCWAFSATGALEGQVFKKTAKLVSLSEQQLVDCSQSFGNEGCDGGWMNWAFEYVKENGGLDTEDSYPYEAEDMPCRYNPATVGANCTGYKDIKSGDEKALQEAVATIGPISVAIDASQVSFMLYDSGVYYEPYCSSTELDHGVLAVGYGTDDGQDYWLVKNSWGLDWGDQGYIKMSRNKNNQCGIATNASYPLV encoded by the exons ATGAAGGTTTTGCTTGTTGTCACGGCTCTTGTGGCTCTGGCCAGTGCAGCCAGCgtctctctggaggacttggagtTTCGTGCCTGGAAACTGAAGTTTG GTAAGATCTATATGTCTGTGGAGGAGGAGTCTCAGCGTAAGAATACATGGCTGGAAAATCGCAAGCTGGTCCTGGTACACAACATCCTCTCTGACCAGGGCATTAAGAGTTACAGACTCGGAATGAACTACTTTGCAGACATG ACTAACCAGGAGTACAGACAGTTTGTGTTCAAGGGCTGCCTGGGATCCTTCAACAGGGCCAAGAGACACAGTGCATCTACCTTCCTCCGACAGGCAGGAGGAGCTGTTATGCCAGATACTGTGGACTGGAGGGAAAAGGGCTATGTGACTCCTGTTAAAAACCAGCAACAGTGTGGCTCTTGCTGGGCCTTCAGTGCG ACAGGGGCACTGGAGGGTCAGGTATTCaagaaaactgcaaaactagtgtcACTCAGTGAGCAGCAGCTGGTGGACTGCTCTCAATCATTTGGTAACGAGGGCTGTGATGGTGGCTGGATGAACTGGGCCTTTGAATATGTGAAAGAAAATGGAGGACTGGACACTGAGGATTCCTACCCCTATGAGGCCGAG GACATGCCTTGCAGATATAATCCAGCCACTGTTGGAGCCAACTGCACTGGCTATAAGGACATAAAGAGTGGAGATGAGAAAGCTCTACAGGAAGCTGTGGCCACCATCGGACCCATTTCTGTCGCCATAGACGCAAGCCAGGTGTCTTTCATGCTCTACGACTCAG GTGTCTATTATGAACCGTACTGTAGCAGCACTGAACTGGATCATGGTGTCCTGGCTGTTGGTTATGGCACTGATGATGGACAGGATTACTGGCTGGTCAAGAAcag CTGGGGTCTTGACTGGGGTGATCAGGGCTACATCAAGATGTCAAGAAACAAGAATAACCAGTGTGGCATTGCCACAAATGCCAGCTATCCTCTGGTTTAA